A genome region from Solea senegalensis isolate Sse05_10M unplaced genomic scaffold, IFAPA_SoseM_1 scf7180000017617, whole genome shotgun sequence includes the following:
- the LOC122764722 gene encoding spexin prohormone 2-like isoform X2 produces the protein MIKAPVVWTCSFVISLLVGSCHAQKLNIHWGPQSMMYLKGKFGRRFVSEDENSLLKQALHGWYTVLKDKQRQLSKPSHMLNSEEKVLIHYLQDR, from the exons ATG ATAAAAGCCCCGGTGGTTTGGACGTGTTCTTTTGTCATCTCCCTGTTGGTGGGCTCCTGTCATGCTCAGAAG CTGAACATACACTGGGGTCCTCAGTCCATGATGTACCTGAAGGGCAAAT TTGGCAGGAGGTTCGTGTCAGAGGATGAAAACAGTTTGCTGAAGCAGGCCCTGCATGGCTGGTACACGGTACTCAAAG ataaaCAGAGGCAGCTCAGTAAACCCAGTCACATGCTGAACTCTGAAGAGAAAGTCCTCATCCACTACCTCCAGGACAGATGA
- the LOC122764722 gene encoding spexin prohormone 2-like isoform X1: MKIKAPVVWTCSFVISLLVGSCHAQKLNIHWGPQSMMYLKGKFGRRFVSEDENSLLKQALHGWYTVLKDKQRQLSKPSHMLNSEEKVLIHYLQDR; the protein is encoded by the exons ATG AAGATAAAAGCCCCGGTGGTTTGGACGTGTTCTTTTGTCATCTCCCTGTTGGTGGGCTCCTGTCATGCTCAGAAG CTGAACATACACTGGGGTCCTCAGTCCATGATGTACCTGAAGGGCAAAT TTGGCAGGAGGTTCGTGTCAGAGGATGAAAACAGTTTGCTGAAGCAGGCCCTGCATGGCTGGTACACGGTACTCAAAG ataaaCAGAGGCAGCTCAGTAAACCCAGTCACATGCTGAACTCTGAAGAGAAAGTCCTCATCCACTACCTCCAGGACAGATGA
- the tesmin gene encoding spexin prohormone 2: MSEGIQVWLVNNNSEPEHVFLNLKSVPTYRDLNPAQGEDSSMQGTSSQVPQYYYHTSPQYEARDQTENMQTQTPAQPVGTLCELKSRKPCNCMKSHCLKGYCECFAGGVMCSNCNCFNCHNNEKHEMERQRATKLYLGRKANANRGCTCKRSGCLKNYCECYEAGIICATRCLCVGCQNFGNILKVKSDEDTGTGSVVTVAVVEAVCGSLLVQAESAESAELSRAQAERVVLEQFNDCLTQITKAMFTDD, translated from the exons ATGAGTGAAGGCATACAGGTTTGGTTGGTTAACAACAACAGTGAGCCAGAACATGTGTTCCTCAACTTGAAATCTGTGCCAACGTACAGAGATCTTAACCCAGCTCAAGGGGAAG ATTCAAGTATGCAAGGGACTTCCAGCCAG GTTCCCCAGTACTACTATCACACTTCTCCCCAGTATGAGGCCAGAGAccaaacagaaaacatgcaaacccAGACTCCAGCACA ACCTGTTGGTACTTTGTGTGAATTAAAGTCCAGGAAACCCTGCAACTGCATGAAATCCCACTGTCTCAAAGG GTACTGTGAGTGTTTTGCCGGTGGAGTGATGTGCAGCAATTGCAACTGCTTTAATTGCCACAACAATGAAAAGCATGAAATGGAACGTCAAAGAGCAACTAAG TTGTATTTAGGCCGTAAAGCAAATGCCAACAGAGGCTGCACCTGTAAACGCTCCGGTTGCCTCAAGAACTACTGCGAGTGCTATGAG gcaGGAATCATATGTGCCaccaggtgtttgtgtgttggctGTCAAAACTTTGGCAATATCCTCAAAGTGAAGTCTGACGAGGACAC agGGACTGGATCTGTGGTAACCGTGGCTGTGGTGGAGGCTGTGTGTGGCTCTCTGCTGGTCCAGGCGGAGAGTGCTGAGAGTGCAGAGCTGAGCCGTGCACAGGCTGAGCGTGTTGTCCTAGAACAGTTCAATGATTGTCTCACTCAGATTACCAAGGCCATGTTCACTGACGACTGA